From Arachis stenosperma cultivar V10309 chromosome 2, arast.V10309.gnm1.PFL2, whole genome shotgun sequence, one genomic window encodes:
- the LOC130962128 gene encoding octanoyltransferase LIP2p, chloroplastic-like: MNLLNTVPSSAPPCPSLPLRTHSNLSKSLQFSYPKPSKFTSYGARLCELFDLHQEQVPYEVAWSWQKDIVKEKKAQLENKGDCSDTLIVLQHPSVYTLGTGSTKDNLNFNINNAPFNVYRTERGGEVTYHGPGQLVLYPIINLRRHKMDLHWYLRTLEELVIRVLSSTFSIQASRVEGLTGVWVGNEKVAAVGIRVSHWITYHGLALNVTTDLTPFKWIIPCGIRNREVGSIKGLLLREAQSSNMAANGTNDLHSIMHDDGGLIGITRNSLIEEFSKVFQLEYHHRTISVPMLYERNQSDLVTETQQS, translated from the exons ATGAATTTGTTGAATACAGTCCCGTCATCAGCGCCTCCATGCCCTTCTCTACCTTTGCGCACCCACTCCAACCTGTCCAAGTCACTCCAATTCTCATATCCGAAACCATCCAAATTCACATCTTACGGAGCAAGGCT CTGTGAGCTCTTTGATTTGCACCAAGAGCAAGTCCCTTATGAAGTGGCATGGTCTTGGCAGAAAGACATTGtgaaggaaaagaaggctcAGCTTGAGAACAAAGGAGATTGCAGTGACACCCTTATTGTTCTGCAGCACCCTTCTGTGTATACATTGGGTACTGGCAGTACCAAGGACAACCTAAATTTCAACATCAACAATGCACCCTTTAATGTTTATCGTACTGAGCGAGGTGGTGAAGTTACATACCATGGTCCTGGCCAGCTAGTTCTGTACCCTATTATCAATCTAAGAAGACACAAGATGGATCTACATTGGTACCTCAGGACACTGGAAGAGCTTGTCATTCGTGTTCTTTCTTCGACATTTTCCATTCAAGCTTCTCGAGTGGAAGGTTTAACTGGTGTCTGGGTTG GAAATGAGAAAGTTGCAGCTGTCGGTATAAGAGTGTCTCATTGGATAACATACCATGGCTTAGCACTTAATGTCACAACAGATTTGACTCCCTTCAAATGGATCATCCCATGTGGCATACGCAACCGCGAGGTTGGAAGCATTAAAGGGTTGTTACTGAGAGAAGCTCAGTCATCAAATATGGCTGCTAATGGAACAAATGATCTGCATTCTATTATGCATGATGATGGCGGTCTAATTGGTATTACTCGCAACTCCTTGATTGAAGAGTTTTCAAAAGTGTTTCAGCTTGAGTACCATCACAGAACTATTTCTGTACCTATGTTGTATGAAAGGAATCAAAGTGATCTTGTTACTGAAACACAGCAAAGTTGA
- the LOC130963714 gene encoding UDP-glycosyltransferase 91C1-like, translating to MENPVKESVSKLQPDWIIFYFHPHWIVEIAQELHVKLMYYSVYSASTIVFFGPPGPLRAPTSPEVLTSLGEWVNFPSSVAFQRNEAIAFYQDAYIENVTELRGVDRLASVIDAANALSFRSCYEMEGEYLNL from the coding sequence ATGGAAAATCCAGTTAAGGAATCTGTGTCTAAGTTGCAACCAGATTGGATCATTTTTTACTTTCATCCACACTGGATTGTAGAGATTGCACAAGAGCTTCATGTGAAACTCATGTACTACTCTGTTTACTCTGCTTCCACTATTGTGTTCTTTGGACCACCCGGTCCATTGAGAGCTCCAACGTCGCCAGAAGTCCTAACATCACTAGGAGAATGGGTGAATTTTCCGTCTTCGGTGGCTTTTCAGCGAAATGAGGCCATTGCGTTCTATCAAGATGCTTACATAGAAAACGTGACCGAGTTAAGAGGCGTTGATAGGCTTGCCAGTGTAATTGATGCTGCGAATGCTCTATCATTTCGCAGCTGCTATGAGATGGAAGGTGAGTATTTGAATCTATAG